The following are encoded in a window of Stieleria sp. JC731 genomic DNA:
- a CDS encoding efflux RND transporter periplasmic adaptor subunit produces the protein MSVNQQTVEETKAQIRGLVNEIAALAKSGATADEFYPELLSRIITALAAAGGAIWLLDDDKQLKLQYQINAEPAILADDTEDSVRHSRLINRVANAGQSLLVPPYSGTTDGDAQGNPTRYLLVLGALAHDGHKDGLIEVFQRPDTAPETQRGYLRFLEQMCSLAAEWLRSQKLRSLGDRQTLWQQADSFARAAHESLDLKETAYVIANEGRRLIGCDRVSVAIKKGRNCKVEAISGQDTIENRSNIVAALNNLATRVCAAGEPLYHDGATEDLPPQIEEALEDYVDQSYGRNIAVLPLREPMRKLGAEEETGAAGEIDRDNAHRGEVIGALIVEQIETDIPREIFRQRCDLVYEHGTRAIANSQSHSNLFMMPVWRALGRASWILRARTLPKTLGIIGLICLLALGLTFIQKDFNLSAEGTLEPTVRRQIFASVDGEVVDVLVKRNDLVQKGQLLVELRNPEIDIQLEDLQGQISTTSAELAKVIGQQRISRREMDRADLLALQGQEGELRTKLESLGKKRDLQMKRKEELQVRSPIDGVVTTFDVENTLRSRPIMTGQVLLEVADLDQPYELKIALPEKREGHLDQFIRDNKISDELKVTYIMQLDPTMDPLEASLPIGNISPRAEAHEEHGAIIEMEAIPDAAPLKQMAPPPGSSVLAKIHCGRRASGFVFFHEIWEWLCKFFF, from the coding sequence ATGTCGGTCAATCAGCAAACGGTTGAAGAGACCAAGGCGCAGATTCGCGGGCTGGTCAACGAAATTGCCGCCCTCGCCAAGAGCGGCGCGACTGCGGACGAGTTCTATCCCGAGCTCTTGAGCCGAATCATTACAGCGTTGGCAGCTGCCGGTGGTGCGATTTGGTTGCTCGACGACGACAAGCAACTCAAGCTGCAATATCAAATCAATGCCGAGCCAGCGATTCTGGCTGACGATACCGAAGACTCGGTACGGCACTCCAGGTTGATCAATCGGGTTGCCAATGCTGGCCAATCTCTGTTGGTGCCACCGTACAGCGGTACGACGGATGGCGATGCCCAAGGCAACCCCACGCGATACTTGTTAGTGCTTGGTGCACTGGCTCATGATGGCCACAAAGATGGCTTGATCGAAGTTTTCCAGCGTCCGGACACGGCGCCCGAGACACAGCGGGGCTATCTGCGATTCCTCGAACAGATGTGTTCGTTGGCGGCAGAATGGCTTCGCAGCCAGAAACTGCGTTCGCTCGGTGATCGCCAGACGTTGTGGCAGCAGGCGGACTCGTTTGCACGTGCTGCTCATGAATCGCTTGATCTAAAAGAAACAGCCTATGTCATCGCCAATGAAGGTCGCCGGCTGATCGGTTGCGACCGCGTTAGCGTCGCCATCAAGAAAGGCCGCAATTGCAAGGTTGAAGCAATCAGTGGTCAGGACACGATCGAAAACCGCTCAAACATCGTCGCGGCGCTGAACAATTTGGCGACTCGGGTCTGCGCTGCCGGTGAGCCTCTGTATCACGACGGGGCGACCGAAGATTTGCCTCCACAAATCGAAGAGGCATTGGAAGATTATGTTGATCAATCCTACGGCCGAAACATCGCGGTCCTGCCGCTTCGTGAACCGATGCGAAAGCTCGGCGCCGAAGAAGAAACAGGTGCCGCTGGTGAGATCGACCGTGACAACGCTCACCGCGGTGAAGTCATCGGCGCTCTGATCGTCGAACAGATCGAAACCGACATCCCTCGTGAAATCTTTCGCCAGCGATGTGACTTGGTCTACGAACACGGCACACGAGCGATCGCGAACTCACAGTCGCACAGCAATCTGTTCATGATGCCGGTTTGGCGAGCACTAGGGCGTGCCTCGTGGATTTTGCGTGCACGCACATTGCCAAAGACACTGGGCATCATCGGTTTGATTTGTCTTCTGGCTTTGGGTCTGACGTTCATCCAAAAAGACTTCAACCTGTCAGCCGAAGGCACGTTGGAGCCCACCGTTCGACGTCAAATCTTTGCCAGTGTTGATGGCGAAGTCGTCGACGTTCTGGTGAAGCGAAATGATCTCGTGCAGAAAGGCCAGTTGCTGGTCGAACTTCGCAATCCGGAAATCGACATTCAACTCGAAGACCTGCAGGGACAAATCAGTACCACCAGTGCTGAACTTGCCAAGGTTATCGGACAGCAGCGAATCAGCCGGCGTGAAATGGATCGTGCCGATCTACTGGCACTTCAGGGACAAGAAGGCGAGCTTCGTACCAAGCTTGAATCGCTTGGTAAGAAGCGAGACCTGCAGATGAAGCGAAAAGAGGAGCTGCAGGTTCGCTCACCGATCGACGGGGTGGTCACGACCTTTGACGTGGAAAACACCCTACGCAGTCGACCGATCATGACCGGACAGGTTCTTTTGGAAGTTGCCGATTTGGATCAGCCATACGAGCTGAAAATCGCACTGCCCGAAAAACGCGAAGGTCACCTGGACCAATTCATCCGCGACAACAAGATCAGCGACGAGCTGAAAGTGACCTACATCATGCAGCTCGATCCGACGATGGATCCGCTAGAAGCATCGTTGCCGATCGGAAACATCTCGCCTCGGGCAGAAGCACATGAAGAACACGGCGCGATCATTGAAATGGAAGCGATTCCAGACGCCGCACCTCTGAAACAGATGGCGCCGCCTCCGGGTTCGAGTGTCCTTGCCAAGATCCATTGCGGTCGGCGAGCGAGCGGCTTCGTTTTCTTTCACGAGATCTGGGAATGGCTGTGCAAGTTCTTTTTCTAG
- a CDS encoding DinB family protein: MSDSQEASVSLPSPSTAMDILVGTIEQIKFARDYTLQLLDSTPLDQWFTIPDGLPTNIAWQVGHLTVSQYGLLMFRIRGRQPSDLDLIPGKFRKSYGRSTTPNPDASVQPSPDELLERFDKVFVEALGELDSVDSDTLLEPVDMPFAGYPIKLGAIMFCPLHEHIHAGQIGLVRRALGLKPVR; this comes from the coding sequence ATGTCAGATTCTCAAGAAGCTTCGGTCAGTCTTCCCAGCCCTTCCACCGCGATGGATATCCTGGTCGGAACGATTGAGCAGATTAAGTTTGCGCGTGACTACACGCTTCAGTTGCTCGACAGCACTCCGCTGGACCAGTGGTTCACCATCCCAGATGGGCTTCCGACCAACATCGCTTGGCAAGTCGGGCACCTGACGGTCAGCCAATACGGATTATTGATGTTCCGCATCCGGGGTCGGCAACCGAGCGACCTCGATCTGATTCCTGGAAAATTCCGTAAATCGTATGGTCGTTCGACAACTCCCAATCCGGATGCGAGCGTTCAGCCCAGCCCGGATGAATTGCTCGAACGCTTTGACAAAGTATTTGTTGAAGCACTCGGTGAACTTGATTCGGTCGATTCCGATACGTTGCTCGAACCGGTCGACATGCCCTTCGCAGGATATCCGATCAAACTGGGAGCGATCATGTTCTGCCCTCTGCATGAACATATCCACGCGGGACAAATCGGTTTGGTCCGACGCGCGTTGGGACTGAAACCGGTGCGATAA
- a CDS encoding efflux RND transporter periplasmic adaptor subunit: MLQPRNSIRGIVFGCLFGFVAIASLTSVQNQASAQNQYELPSQLSPSQGSSQYENGIRIGGCIVQFNYKTKVPAKADGPLTDLMVEEGQLVKKGDVIALVDNRQAELTMELKLREEVVAKIKAQDHINYRDAVATEKIARAEAKAYEELFDQSAAPFWEMRKKQAEADRAQLRIELAELNEKSAMAEYMVKQAETSLAKYEIEMRTVRADFDAFVENRFAQLGEWVQRGSPIVELVQMDELRVEGAVDALSYGRKLRRGQSAKIRIVVGGTADEPVFEEFDATLDYISTELDLKQAHRVWAKIKNRKVGDDWLIKPGMEAVMYVNP, encoded by the coding sequence ATGCTTCAACCACGCAACTCTATCCGCGGCATCGTTTTCGGCTGCTTGTTTGGGTTCGTCGCGATCGCATCGCTGACGTCTGTGCAAAATCAGGCGTCTGCCCAAAATCAGTACGAACTTCCGTCGCAGTTGTCGCCCAGCCAAGGTTCTTCGCAGTACGAGAACGGAATTCGGATCGGCGGTTGCATCGTTCAGTTCAACTACAAAACCAAAGTGCCGGCCAAAGCGGATGGACCTCTGACGGACTTGATGGTCGAAGAAGGCCAGCTGGTCAAGAAAGGCGACGTGATCGCGTTGGTCGATAATCGCCAGGCTGAATTGACGATGGAACTGAAGCTTCGCGAAGAGGTTGTGGCGAAGATCAAAGCGCAAGACCACATCAACTATCGTGATGCTGTTGCGACCGAAAAGATCGCGCGAGCGGAAGCCAAAGCATACGAAGAATTGTTCGACCAAAGCGCCGCGCCCTTTTGGGAAATGCGAAAGAAGCAAGCCGAAGCTGACCGCGCTCAGCTACGGATCGAGCTTGCCGAGCTGAACGAAAAGTCTGCGATGGCAGAGTACATGGTCAAACAAGCCGAAACGAGTTTGGCGAAATACGAGATCGAAATGCGGACCGTCCGCGCTGACTTTGACGCATTCGTCGAAAACCGATTCGCACAATTGGGTGAATGGGTGCAACGTGGCAGCCCGATCGTCGAACTGGTTCAGATGGACGAACTGCGAGTCGAAGGGGCAGTCGATGCACTCAGCTATGGCCGCAAATTGCGTCGTGGCCAATCCGCAAAGATCCGGATCGTTGTCGGCGGAACAGCTGACGAACCTGTGTTCGAAGAGTTCGACGCGACACTGGACTACATCAGTACCGAGTTGGACCTCAAGCAAGCCCATCGTGTTTGGGCCAAGATTAAAAATCGCAAAGTTGGCGACGACTGGTTGATCAAGCCGGGCATGGAAGCGGTCATGTACGTCAATCCGTAG
- a CDS encoding Tfp pilus assembly protein FimT/FimU, translating into MSAHAMPSRRRGVTFLELTVVVLFVGLLAAISTPRFASTLQHRQLRHAALEIADTVRYVQSVAITEGRTANLTVDPEQCAVISTNVDASSTPGTTIQLNLRTAYDSTINLYASFDSRLSMVFDFDGRPIVNDQLMSMGIIRVVSGNEGYDVRFNSRGNEVIVVPTDNDVIEFLD; encoded by the coding sequence ATGTCTGCCCACGCCATGCCTTCTCGTCGACGCGGCGTCACGTTTCTAGAACTGACGGTCGTTGTGTTATTTGTCGGTCTGTTGGCCGCGATCAGCACCCCACGTTTCGCGAGCACTTTGCAGCATCGTCAATTGCGACATGCCGCATTAGAAATCGCCGACACCGTTCGCTACGTCCAGTCCGTCGCGATCACCGAAGGTAGAACGGCGAATCTGACCGTCGATCCGGAACAGTGCGCGGTAATCAGCACCAACGTGGATGCGTCCTCCACTCCGGGAACGACAATTCAGTTGAACCTGCGGACGGCGTACGACTCTACCATCAATCTGTACGCTTCTTTTGATTCGCGATTGTCCATGGTGTTTGACTTTGACGGTCGTCCGATCGTGAACGATCAACTGATGTCGATGGGAATCATCCGTGTGGTCTCCGGGAACGAAGGATATGACGTTCGCTTCAATTCCAGAGGCAACGAAGTCATCGTCGTTCCAACAGACAATGACGTCATTGAATTCCTAGATTGA
- a CDS encoding HlyD family efflux transporter periplasmic adaptor subunit: MATLAESLVSSSSRPLTVRKRPDLASSRHRYQGTGYWVLKEPVGLQYFRFHDEEYFILNMLDGHVSLQQIKDGFEQRFAPQKITFGDLQQFIGMLHRSGLVISNSPGQGKALRHRGRKKKNKETLGKLANVFALRFRGFDPEKILNTILPWFGWIFTVPALFFFIGLLGAASLLLATQYETVYSRLPTFQQFFAADRWIILAATMAIVKVLHEFGHGLSCKKFGGECHEIGFMLLVFTPCLYCNVSDSWMLPNKWKRVWIGAGGIYVEMILASLAAFVWFFTESGTTVNDLCLNMMFLNVVSTVLVNGNPLLRFDGYYILMDMLEIPNLRQKSTEVLKRWFQKTCLGLELQDDPFLPTRGKFWFAMFTIASVIYRWVVVFSICWFVIKVLEPYGLEVIGRAVAVVGFFGLVAQPVIQTWKFCRTPGRLSKVKRFNVMVSLAIVSVAVAAVCYIPLPHHVDAAFEVRPSEAGRVYAGSSGQIVSTVEPGQYVEAGQTIAVLKNPDLEMRMQDLQIEEAVAETTLEKLNQRRISDRSLAALIETQEKMLQAVRELKRKTQVELDRLTVVAPIEGIVIPPPKKPLQGAESGQLPTWYGSPLDSRNRGATVSAEDLLCEIGNPDDFEAILAIDQGDVQLVSVGQAVDMKLDSRRLETFSGTVEEMAREPLRNTSTSMSSQTGSDLQTEIDPATGQVKPRSVTYQARVPLEINSDSDLPFRPGYRGSAKVHVEDKSLGQRLWRVIAKTFNFEF, encoded by the coding sequence ATGGCCACACTTGCCGAATCACTCGTTAGCAGTTCGTCACGTCCGCTGACGGTGCGCAAACGACCGGATTTAGCGTCCAGTCGGCATCGCTATCAGGGAACGGGCTATTGGGTTTTAAAGGAGCCGGTCGGTCTGCAGTACTTTCGTTTCCACGACGAAGAGTACTTCATCCTGAACATGCTTGATGGGCACGTCAGCCTGCAGCAGATCAAAGACGGTTTTGAGCAGCGATTCGCGCCACAGAAAATCACCTTTGGTGACTTACAGCAATTCATCGGGATGCTGCACCGTAGTGGTTTGGTGATCAGCAATTCGCCAGGCCAAGGCAAGGCGCTTCGTCACCGCGGTCGAAAGAAAAAGAATAAAGAGACGTTGGGCAAGTTAGCCAACGTGTTCGCGCTTCGCTTTCGTGGATTCGATCCGGAAAAGATTCTCAACACAATCCTGCCGTGGTTCGGCTGGATCTTTACCGTTCCCGCGTTGTTCTTCTTTATCGGGTTATTGGGCGCCGCGTCGCTGCTCTTGGCGACTCAGTACGAGACGGTTTACTCGCGGCTTCCGACGTTCCAGCAATTCTTCGCTGCCGATCGATGGATCATCTTGGCCGCGACGATGGCGATCGTGAAGGTTCTGCACGAGTTTGGGCACGGACTGAGCTGTAAAAAGTTTGGCGGTGAATGTCACGAGATCGGCTTTATGCTGCTGGTCTTTACGCCGTGTCTGTACTGCAATGTGTCAGACTCGTGGATGTTGCCGAATAAATGGAAACGGGTTTGGATCGGCGCCGGCGGGATCTATGTCGAGATGATCTTGGCGTCGCTGGCCGCATTCGTTTGGTTCTTTACCGAATCAGGAACGACGGTCAACGACCTTTGTTTGAACATGATGTTCTTGAATGTGGTCAGTACCGTATTGGTCAACGGGAACCCGTTGCTGCGGTTTGACGGCTACTACATCTTGATGGACATGTTGGAGATTCCCAACCTCCGTCAAAAGAGCACCGAAGTTCTGAAGCGTTGGTTTCAGAAAACTTGTTTGGGGCTGGAATTACAAGACGATCCGTTCTTGCCCACACGCGGGAAATTCTGGTTCGCGATGTTTACCATCGCCAGCGTGATCTATCGTTGGGTCGTGGTGTTCTCGATTTGTTGGTTTGTCATCAAGGTGCTCGAGCCCTATGGCCTGGAAGTCATCGGACGGGCCGTCGCGGTTGTCGGTTTCTTTGGATTGGTCGCACAGCCTGTCATCCAAACTTGGAAATTTTGTCGTACTCCCGGGAGACTCTCAAAAGTGAAACGATTCAATGTGATGGTTTCGCTGGCCATTGTGTCGGTGGCTGTCGCGGCGGTCTGTTATATCCCGTTGCCACACCACGTTGATGCCGCGTTCGAAGTCCGTCCTAGCGAAGCCGGACGAGTCTATGCCGGCAGCAGCGGTCAAATCGTGTCCACGGTTGAACCCGGTCAATATGTCGAAGCCGGCCAGACGATCGCTGTGCTTAAGAATCCTGATCTGGAAATGCGGATGCAGGATTTGCAAATCGAAGAAGCGGTTGCCGAAACGACTTTGGAAAAGCTGAATCAACGACGAATCAGTGACCGATCACTGGCCGCGCTGATCGAAACCCAAGAAAAAATGTTGCAGGCGGTTCGGGAACTAAAACGCAAGACACAAGTCGAACTAGACCGATTGACCGTGGTCGCTCCGATTGAAGGAATCGTGATTCCTCCACCGAAGAAGCCGCTTCAAGGTGCCGAGTCGGGACAGTTACCAACCTGGTATGGGTCGCCATTGGATTCTCGCAACCGTGGTGCAACAGTCAGCGCCGAAGACTTGCTTTGCGAGATCGGCAACCCAGACGATTTCGAAGCGATTTTGGCGATCGACCAAGGCGACGTGCAATTGGTCAGCGTGGGGCAAGCGGTTGATATGAAGTTGGATTCCAGGCGACTGGAAACCTTTTCCGGAACCGTCGAAGAAATGGCAAGAGAACCGCTTCGCAATACGTCGACATCGATGTCTAGCCAGACCGGAAGTGACTTGCAAACCGAAATCGATCCCGCGACCGGACAGGTCAAACCGCGAAGTGTGACCTATCAAGCTCGTGTGCCTCTGGAAATCAATTCCGATAGCGATTTGCCGTTCCGACCCGGATATCGCGGTAGTGCCAAAGTTCACGTCGAAGACAAGTCGCTCGGTCAAAGGCTTTGGCGCGTGATTGCTAAAACGTTCAATTTTGAGTTTTAA